In Paenibacillus antri, a single window of DNA contains:
- the fapR gene encoding transcription factor FapR, translating to MERLPKPKRQERLAETLRSNPFVTDEELAGDFGVSIQTIRLDRMELGIPEVRERIKQMAAVSQSIVRSLPMDEVIGDVIDLQLDKSGISIMEIGEEHVFSRTGIARGHHIFAQANSLAVALINDEVALTASADIRYLRSVRLGERCVAKGYVKSAPGDKGKAKVEVFTYVGEDLVFQGHFVIYRSGKSADAMRGDSVDANRH from the coding sequence ATGGAGCGATTACCGAAACCGAAGCGCCAGGAGCGTCTGGCGGAAACCTTGCGATCGAATCCGTTCGTCACCGACGAGGAGCTGGCGGGGGACTTCGGCGTCAGCATCCAGACGATTCGTCTCGACCGGATGGAGCTCGGAATTCCCGAGGTTCGGGAAAGAATAAAGCAGATGGCCGCCGTCTCGCAGAGCATCGTGCGGTCGTTGCCGATGGACGAAGTCATCGGAGACGTCATCGATCTGCAGTTGGACAAATCGGGCATCTCGATCATGGAAATCGGCGAGGAGCACGTGTTTTCCCGCACGGGCATCGCGCGCGGACATCATATTTTCGCGCAGGCGAACTCGCTGGCGGTCGCTTTGATCAACGACGAGGTCGCGCTGACGGCGTCGGCGGACATCCGATATTTGCGGTCGGTTCGGCTCGGCGAGCGATGCGTGGCCAAGGGCTACGTCAAGTCGGCGCCGGGGGACAAGGGGAAGGCGAAGGTCGAAGTTTTCACGTACGTCGGTGAAGATCTAGTGTTTCAAGGACATTTCGTAATATATCGGTCGGGCAAGTCGGCCGATGCCATGAGAGGAGATTCGGTC
- the rpmF gene encoding 50S ribosomal protein L32, with protein sequence MAVPFAKTSKMRKNKRRTHFKLEVPGMVKCDHCGELKLAHHVCGVCGTYKSRDIVKQG encoded by the coding sequence ATGGCAGTACCATTTGCAAAAACGTCGAAGATGCGCAAGAACAAGCGCCGGACTCACTTCAAATTGGAAGTTCCGGGCATGGTCAAGTGCGATCACTGCGGCGAGTTGAAATTAGCCCATCACGTATGCGGAGTTTGCGGGACGTACAAATCTCGCGACATCGTGAAGCAAGGCTGA
- a CDS encoding YceD family protein, whose translation MNLNLRELALRGAPIELNGRLPLEEEVTGRNDIRVAGPLEARLTARSDSGTAIVNGTLSADLELICSKCLRAVSEKTEVPVTELFTLQRGIAERDEDVHLVHEEIVDLTPYLRDAFVVQLPMAAVCGQSCKGLCPVCGKDRNVESCGCVQERVDPRLAGLKDFFKS comes from the coding sequence GTGAACCTGAATTTGCGCGAGCTTGCGCTCCGCGGCGCTCCGATCGAATTGAACGGCCGGCTGCCCCTCGAAGAGGAAGTAACCGGACGGAACGACATTCGAGTCGCCGGGCCGTTGGAAGCAAGATTGACCGCGCGTTCCGATTCCGGAACGGCGATCGTGAACGGAACGCTGTCGGCCGACTTAGAGCTGATCTGCTCGAAGTGTCTGCGGGCGGTTTCGGAGAAGACGGAGGTTCCGGTAACGGAGTTGTTCACGTTGCAGCGCGGAATCGCCGAGCGCGACGAGGATGTTCATCTCGTCCACGAGGAGATCGTCGACTTGACGCCGTACCTTCGCGACGCGTTCGTCGTACAGCTGCCGATGGCGGCGGTATGCGGACAATCGTGCAAGGGGCTGTGTCCCGTCTGCGGCAAGGACCGGAACGTCGAGTCCTGCGGTTGCGTACAGGAGAGGGTCGATCCGCGGCTCGCCGGTCTCAAAGATTTTTTCAAATCTTAA
- a CDS encoding copper amine oxidase N-terminal domain-containing protein, which produces MNKRKLTALALVGGLLAATLAPYGSGSAVAADPPIEIRFDGETLVSDAEPFIKNGTTFVPFRALFERLGLEVGWDPATRTVTGQGGGVTMTLRVGNAEAIVNGDAKPLLEPPAIVGGRTFVPLRFVSENAGADVAWNGAERLIAIVTGPSIAEREAAVRAAYEAYVAAANREDASAVLRALHAQSPLRTTLYKSAADAFARRDVETTVESLVVEELHGGQATVLVTESNRRTAGAYYVDNRVDLKVSMRQDASGAWAIYDAATLGQEWLQPFGADTGADVDAADETIARNTIASYMEALNREDLTAALRLVHADSPMRSATEKTLAWMFETYELTHELENVRVLERSGDEMYVHTVQAMRKSAGPKLADVRTRSIHTLRLANGQWKLYATIQGKAEALSIPQ; this is translated from the coding sequence ATGAACAAGAGGAAGTTGACGGCGCTCGCGCTCGTCGGCGGATTGCTGGCGGCGACGCTTGCGCCGTACGGAAGCGGAAGCGCGGTCGCGGCGGATCCGCCGATCGAAATCCGGTTCGACGGCGAGACGCTCGTCTCGGACGCCGAGCCGTTCATTAAGAACGGAACGACGTTCGTGCCGTTCCGCGCGCTGTTCGAACGGCTGGGGCTCGAAGTCGGCTGGGATCCGGCGACGAGGACGGTCACCGGGCAAGGCGGCGGCGTGACGATGACGCTGCGGGTCGGGAACGCGGAGGCCATCGTGAACGGCGATGCCAAGCCGCTGCTCGAGCCGCCGGCGATCGTAGGCGGGCGCACGTTCGTGCCGCTGCGCTTCGTCAGCGAGAACGCCGGCGCCGACGTCGCCTGGAACGGCGCGGAGCGGCTGATCGCGATCGTCACCGGACCGTCGATCGCGGAACGGGAAGCGGCGGTGCGGGCCGCGTACGAGGCGTACGTCGCGGCGGCGAACCGGGAAGACGCTTCGGCCGTGTTGCGCGCGCTGCACGCGCAGTCGCCGCTGCGGACGACGCTGTACAAATCCGCGGCCGACGCGTTCGCGCGCCGCGACGTCGAGACGACGGTCGAGTCGCTCGTCGTCGAGGAGCTGCACGGCGGTCAGGCGACGGTGCTCGTCACCGAATCGAATCGGCGAACCGCCGGCGCTTATTACGTCGACAACCGCGTCGATCTGAAGGTATCGATGCGCCAGGACGCGAGCGGGGCGTGGGCGATCTACGACGCCGCGACGCTGGGGCAGGAGTGGCTCCAGCCGTTCGGCGCCGACACGGGCGCGGACGTCGATGCGGCCGACGAGACGATCGCTCGGAATACAATCGCATCATATATGGAAGCATTAAATCGAGAAGATCTCACCGCGGCGCTTCGTCTCGTTCACGCCGATTCGCCGATGCGAAGCGCGACCGAGAAGACGCTCGCCTGGATGTTCGAAACGTACGAGCTGACGCATGAGCTGGAGAACGTCCGGGTGCTGGAGCGCTCCGGCGACGAGATGTACGTCCATACGGTGCAGGCGATGCGGAAGTCCGCCGGACCGAAGCTGGCCGACGTGCGGACGCGTTCGATCCATACGCTCCGGCTCGCGAACGGACAGTGGAAACTATACGCCACGATCCAAGGCAAAGCCGAGGCATTGTCCATTCCGCAATAG
- a CDS encoding PhoX family protein yields MNKAMNRRTFLQYLGTGAAALAAASAGLGTLDGKANAATAADHMFGFKTNKVSGYFEPIGPSTEDKLILPAGFKYDVVAAYGDVINQKGDTFGYNNDFTVYFPIDGSNERGLLWVNHEYTSELWVTGEPKDGKFTPAQIEKLLYNQGGSVIEVYRDEDGVWKMDTKSKYARRVTGLTKGIQLTGPAAGSKAVNGAKTVQGTFANCSGGMTLWNTLLTCEENYETTAGDAGLDVTHYGWVVEVDPFDDKAPIKKHTALGRFNHENTAMGLSKDGRVVVYMGDDKKDAGVYKFVSKGKYDPAAGKANSKLLEDGTLYVANMKAGKWVAVTIEALKAVMEKEGWKPSKGTAEEWKKKYVSQADVVVNTHEVAMALGGTPTDRPEDIEISPFDNTFFVCHTNNDSHGNIHGHITRYMEKDNDLGAMEFDFEIFAAGGRQSGFSAPDNITFDSNGDLWTVTDMSSGSMNKGVFAAFGNNGVFVIPSSGPSKGEALQFASAPKDAELTGPWFTPDERTLFLAVQHPGENTEDAAKPTSMWPHRKGDDQPRPAVVAISGFKF; encoded by the coding sequence ATGAACAAAGCCATGAATCGCCGTACGTTCCTCCAATACCTCGGCACCGGCGCCGCCGCGCTCGCCGCGGCGTCCGCGGGTCTCGGCACGCTCGACGGCAAGGCGAACGCCGCGACGGCGGCGGACCACATGTTCGGCTTCAAGACGAATAAGGTGTCCGGTTACTTCGAACCGATCGGCCCCTCCACGGAAGACAAGCTCATCCTTCCCGCCGGCTTCAAATACGATGTCGTAGCCGCCTACGGCGACGTCATTAACCAGAAGGGCGACACGTTCGGCTATAACAACGACTTCACCGTGTACTTCCCGATCGACGGCTCCAACGAGCGCGGGTTGCTCTGGGTCAACCATGAATATACGAGCGAGCTTTGGGTGACGGGCGAGCCCAAAGACGGCAAATTTACGCCTGCGCAAATCGAGAAGCTGCTCTATAACCAAGGCGGTTCGGTCATCGAAGTGTATCGGGACGAGGACGGCGTTTGGAAAATGGACACCAAATCGAAATACGCCCGCCGCGTAACGGGTCTCACGAAGGGCATCCAGCTGACGGGTCCGGCGGCCGGCTCCAAAGCGGTGAACGGCGCCAAGACGGTGCAAGGCACGTTCGCGAACTGCTCCGGCGGCATGACGCTCTGGAATACCCTGCTCACCTGCGAAGAAAACTACGAAACCACGGCCGGAGACGCGGGCCTCGACGTTACGCATTACGGCTGGGTCGTCGAAGTCGATCCGTTCGACGATAAAGCTCCGATCAAGAAGCATACGGCGCTCGGACGGTTCAACCACGAAAATACGGCGATGGGATTGTCCAAAGACGGCCGCGTAGTCGTGTACATGGGCGACGATAAGAAAGACGCAGGCGTGTACAAATTTGTTTCGAAGGGCAAATACGATCCCGCCGCGGGCAAAGCGAACAGCAAGCTGCTCGAAGACGGCACGCTGTACGTCGCGAACATGAAGGCCGGCAAGTGGGTCGCCGTCACGATCGAAGCGCTCAAGGCCGTTATGGAAAAGGAAGGCTGGAAGCCGAGCAAGGGCACGGCGGAGGAATGGAAGAAGAAGTACGTCTCGCAAGCGGACGTCGTCGTCAATACGCACGAGGTCGCGATGGCGCTCGGCGGCACGCCGACCGACCGCCCGGAGGACATCGAAATTTCGCCGTTCGACAACACGTTCTTCGTCTGCCATACGAACAACGACTCGCACGGCAACATTCACGGCCACATTACGCGCTACATGGAAAAGGACAACGACCTCGGCGCGATGGAGTTCGACTTCGAAATTTTCGCGGCGGGCGGACGGCAAAGCGGATTTTCCGCGCCGGACAACATTACGTTCGATTCGAACGGGGATCTCTGGACGGTCACGGACATGTCGAGCGGCTCCATGAACAAGGGCGTCTTCGCGGCGTTCGGCAACAACGGCGTGTTCGTCATTCCGAGCAGCGGTCCTTCTAAAGGCGAGGCGCTGCAATTCGCTTCGGCGCCGAAGGACGCCGAGCTGACGGGCCCTTGGTTTACCCCCGACGAGAGGACGCTGTTTCTCGCCGTGCAGCATCCGGGCGAAAATACGGAAGACGCGGCGAAGCCGACGTCGATGTGGCCGCATCGCAAGGGAGACGATCAACCGCGTCCCGCCGTCGTCGCGATTTCCGGTTTCAAGTTCTAA
- the tatA gene encoding twin-arginine translocase TatA/TatE family subunit — protein MSFSSIGIPGLILILIIALIIFGPSKLPELGRAFGRTLSEFKSSTRELVSHDDKDEDKTSANKN, from the coding sequence ATGTCGTTCAGCAGCATCGGGATCCCGGGCTTGATTCTGATTTTGATCATCGCCCTCATCATCTTCGGTCCGTCCAAGCTGCCGGAGCTCGGCCGCGCCTTCGGCCGGACGCTCAGCGAGTTCAAGTCGTCCACGCGCGAGCTCGTCTCGCACGACGATAAGGACGAGGACAAGACGTCCGCGAACAAGAATTAA
- the tatC gene encoding twin-arginine translocase subunit TatC produces the protein MTEQDMHLTEHLAELRKRLIVTLCTFLVALCGAFVYVERIYLWLTRDLDGKLQVLSPSDPLWVYFMIAGVFAIAVTIPVAGFQVWRFIAPGLRPAERRTSLAYIPALAVLFLIGLAFGYLVIYPMVLSFLGGLSGNFVTSYTADKYFRFMINMTVPFGVLFEMPVIVMFLTSLGILNPVRLAKMRRVAYLVLTIVAVTITPPDLVSDILVIIPLFLLYEISVGLSRFVYRKRLAKLEAVAD, from the coding sequence ATGACCGAACAAGACATGCATCTTACGGAACATCTCGCGGAGCTGCGCAAGCGCCTCATCGTCACGCTGTGCACCTTCCTGGTCGCTCTATGCGGCGCATTCGTATACGTGGAACGCATCTACCTCTGGCTGACCCGAGACTTGGACGGCAAACTCCAAGTGCTCAGTCCGTCGGATCCGCTGTGGGTGTACTTTATGATCGCCGGGGTGTTCGCCATCGCGGTGACGATCCCGGTCGCCGGCTTTCAAGTATGGCGGTTCATCGCGCCGGGCCTTCGGCCCGCGGAGCGCCGCACGTCACTGGCGTACATCCCGGCGCTCGCCGTCCTGTTCCTGATCGGCCTCGCCTTCGGCTACCTCGTCATCTACCCGATGGTGCTCTCGTTCCTCGGCGGCCTGTCCGGCAACTTCGTCACGTCGTATACCGCGGACAAGTACTTTCGTTTCATGATCAATATGACGGTGCCGTTCGGCGTGTTGTTCGAGATGCCGGTCATCGTCATGTTTCTGACGTCGCTCGGCATCCTGAATCCGGTGCGGCTCGCGAAGATGCGCCGGGTCGCGTACTTGGTGCTCACGATCGTCGCGGTCACCATCACGCCGCCCGACCTCGTGTCCGACATCCTCGTCATTATCCCGCTGTTTTTGCTGTACGAAATCAGCGTCGGCTTGTCCCGCTTCGTCTATCGGAAGCGGCTGGCCAAGCTGGAAGCCGTCGCCGATTGA
- a CDS encoding nucleotidyltransferase, protein MSRVVGVIVEYNPLHNGHAYHLAASKEAAGASAVVAVMSGHWLQRGEPALMNKWARAEAALLAGVDLVLELPVAYSAQPAEWFAYGAVSCLARTGVVDAFCFGSESGDVDALRSLAERLAAEPESFAGLLQAELKSGAPYPAAYAAAAAALTGSLDAARALAEPNNSLGFHYLLARERLGADLEPLTIRRVKAGYHDAGFADASIASATAIRKRLLDADGDRAAALAAIEPYAPAATLRILSREWDAGRAPMHWERYRTPLFHRLLTMPEERLAAVREIVEGLEGRIKKTLPTLGPEASVEALLDALKTKRYTRTKLQRMLAAVYLEHAKDATSGAALRGGAPYLRVLGFTEAGRALLSRMKREAGAPVVTNVGAAEPHPLLALDAAATAAYALGYETSGPDDWFADYYKPPIRVGFSGSDAK, encoded by the coding sequence ATGAGCCGCGTCGTAGGCGTCATCGTCGAATACAATCCGCTGCACAACGGACATGCCTATCATCTGGCGGCGTCCAAGGAAGCCGCCGGAGCCAGCGCGGTCGTCGCCGTCATGAGCGGCCACTGGCTGCAGCGCGGCGAACCCGCGCTGATGAACAAGTGGGCGCGCGCGGAAGCCGCGCTGCTCGCCGGCGTCGACCTCGTGCTCGAGCTGCCGGTCGCCTACAGCGCGCAGCCCGCCGAATGGTTCGCGTACGGCGCCGTCTCTTGCCTCGCGCGGACCGGGGTCGTCGACGCGTTCTGCTTCGGCAGCGAGAGCGGCGACGTCGACGCGCTCCGCTCGCTCGCGGAGCGGCTCGCGGCCGAGCCCGAGTCGTTCGCCGGCCTCTTGCAGGCCGAGCTTAAGAGCGGCGCCCCCTACCCTGCCGCCTACGCCGCGGCGGCCGCCGCGCTGACGGGCTCGCTTGACGCCGCGCGGGCGCTGGCCGAGCCGAACAACTCGCTCGGCTTCCACTACCTGCTCGCGCGGGAGCGGCTCGGCGCCGACTTAGAGCCGCTGACGATCCGTCGCGTGAAAGCCGGCTACCATGACGCCGGCTTCGCGGACGCCTCCATCGCGAGCGCTACGGCGATTCGGAAGCGCTTGCTGGACGCGGACGGCGACCGGGCCGCGGCGCTGGCCGCGATCGAGCCGTACGCGCCGGCGGCGACGCTGCGGATCCTGTCGCGCGAATGGGACGCGGGACGCGCGCCGATGCATTGGGAGCGGTACCGGACGCCGCTGTTCCATCGGCTGCTGACGATGCCCGAGGAGCGGCTCGCGGCCGTGCGCGAAATCGTCGAAGGGCTCGAGGGCCGCATCAAAAAGACGCTTCCGACCCTAGGGCCGGAAGCGTCCGTGGAAGCGCTGCTCGATGCGCTGAAGACGAAGCGGTATACGCGAACGAAGCTGCAGCGGATGCTCGCCGCCGTCTACCTCGAGCACGCGAAGGACGCGACGTCCGGCGCGGCGCTTCGGGGCGGCGCGCCGTACTTGCGCGTCCTCGGCTTCACCGAAGCGGGCCGGGCGCTGCTCTCGCGGATGAAGCGCGAAGCCGGAGCGCCGGTCGTCACGAACGTCGGCGCCGCGGAGCCGCATCCGCTGCTCGCGCTCGACGCGGCGGCGACGGCGGCGTACGCGCTCGGCTACGAGACGTCGGGGCCGGACGACTGGTTCGCCGACTACTACAAGCCGCCGATCCGCGTCGGCTTCTCGGGCAGCGACGCCAAGTAG
- a CDS encoding YlbL family protein, translating to MRRRRWHSWLSVAWPGFAGLMGTIAIWFLIPVPYIVYEPGPAAETRPMVETKAAADRDAVPSEGAFLMTTVRWTYANVFKYVAATYDPHAEIYEKETITRGASRTDYVQRQQLQMRSSHSDALEAVYRTLGIPYEARTENIVVFSVLDGFAADGVLRPGDRLLAIDGKPVERDEDVRAAMEGKAVGEEAEVTFRRGGAEETARLTLRALPNSDPPRPGMGITYGALLTIESEDPAYRVEIRAGSIGGPSAGLMFALEMYDRFTEGDLTRGYRVAGTGEISPDGSVGTIGGVVHKVVGAHRSGAELFFVPPGNAEAALAKAAAIGTEMDVVTVANLQEALDYLASLPEKPTRIGGL from the coding sequence TTGAGAAGACGCCGTTGGCATTCCTGGTTGAGCGTCGCTTGGCCGGGGTTCGCCGGTTTGATGGGCACGATCGCGATTTGGTTTTTGATCCCGGTTCCTTATATCGTATACGAACCCGGTCCGGCCGCGGAGACGAGGCCGATGGTCGAGACGAAGGCCGCCGCCGATCGGGACGCCGTACCGTCGGAAGGGGCGTTCCTCATGACGACGGTGCGGTGGACGTACGCGAACGTCTTCAAATACGTCGCCGCGACGTACGATCCGCATGCGGAAATTTACGAGAAAGAGACGATTACGCGGGGGGCGAGCCGCACCGATTACGTCCAGCGGCAGCAGCTGCAGATGCGCTCGTCGCACAGCGACGCGCTGGAGGCCGTCTACCGGACGCTCGGCATTCCGTACGAGGCGCGGACGGAGAACATCGTCGTCTTCTCGGTGCTGGACGGCTTCGCGGCCGACGGCGTGCTTCGACCGGGCGACCGGCTGCTCGCGATCGACGGGAAGCCGGTCGAGCGAGACGAGGACGTCCGAGCGGCGATGGAGGGCAAGGCGGTCGGCGAGGAAGCGGAAGTGACGTTCCGCCGCGGAGGCGCGGAGGAGACGGCGCGATTGACGCTTCGGGCGCTGCCGAATTCGGACCCGCCGAGGCCCGGCATGGGCATTACGTACGGCGCGCTGCTCACGATCGAAAGCGAAGATCCCGCGTACCGGGTCGAAATCCGAGCGGGATCGATCGGCGGACCGTCGGCGGGGCTGATGTTCGCGTTGGAGATGTACGACCGATTCACGGAGGGAGACTTGACGCGCGGGTACCGAGTCGCGGGGACGGGGGAGATATCCCCGGACGGGAGCGTCGGGACGATCGGCGGCGTCGTCCACAAGGTGGTCGGCGCCCATCGGAGCGGCGCGGAACTGTTCTTCGTGCCGCCGGGCAACGCCGAGGCGGCGCTGGCGAAGGCGGCGGCGATCGGCACCGAGATGGACGTCGTGACGGTGGCGAACTTGCAGGAGGCGCTCGACTACTTGGCGTCGCTGCCCGAGAAGCCGACGCGGATCGGCGGCTTGTAG
- a CDS encoding nucleoside recognition domain-containing protein — protein sequence MNRNQAAGSRAQTGLLAIAAVTLVSLIVAYPGQAFNASLSGLKVWWDFVFPALLPFFILSELLLGFGVVHALGALMAPAMRLLFRLPGAGGWAFAMSFAAGFPSGAKAAADLRRDGVVSRAEGDRLLALSHLCSPIFLTSVVAAGFLGRPELGLPLVAIHLLSALVVGAGIGRIRFDGSIEPEPAPAPISSLGAAPRSGPRTLASVMADAHRKDGRPLGRLLGDAVASAVQSLLVLGGLMIVFSVLLQLLSLIGIGEALDWLWMALLQREAPSALADGALAAAFEVHLGAYAIANGGPPSAWTAALLSAVIGWGGLSVHAQVKSLIGGTDLRYAPFLLARLAHAAVAGLLAFALWNPLLRWFGVAAEAFAARPGGAPASAEPIAAFGGALPYYAASAQALGVFLLAALALSAAIRLFRRIRGSAVR from the coding sequence ATGAATCGAAACCAAGCCGCCGGCAGCCGCGCGCAAACCGGGCTGCTGGCGATCGCAGCCGTCACGTTGGTCTCCCTCATCGTCGCGTACCCCGGGCAAGCGTTCAACGCTTCGCTCTCCGGGCTGAAGGTGTGGTGGGATTTCGTCTTCCCGGCGCTGCTCCCCTTCTTTATTCTATCCGAGCTGCTTCTCGGCTTCGGCGTCGTGCACGCCCTCGGCGCCCTGATGGCTCCCGCGATGCGGCTGCTGTTCCGCTTGCCCGGCGCCGGCGGCTGGGCGTTCGCGATGAGCTTCGCCGCCGGCTTCCCGAGCGGCGCCAAGGCGGCCGCCGACTTGCGAAGGGACGGCGTCGTTAGCCGCGCGGAAGGCGACCGCCTGCTCGCCTTATCCCATCTGTGCAGCCCGATCTTCCTCACGAGCGTCGTCGCCGCCGGCTTTCTCGGCCGCCCCGAGCTCGGGCTGCCGCTCGTCGCGATCCATCTGCTGTCGGCGCTCGTCGTCGGCGCGGGGATCGGCCGGATCCGGTTCGACGGCTCGATCGAGCCGGAGCCGGCGCCGGCTCCGATCTCGAGCCTCGGCGCCGCGCCTCGAAGCGGACCGCGGACTCTCGCCTCCGTCATGGCGGACGCCCATCGGAAGGACGGCCGCCCTCTCGGGCGGCTGCTCGGCGACGCGGTCGCTTCCGCCGTGCAGTCGCTGCTCGTTCTCGGCGGACTCATGATCGTCTTCTCCGTCTTGCTGCAGCTCTTGTCGCTCATCGGCATCGGCGAAGCGCTCGATTGGCTGTGGATGGCGCTGCTGCAGCGGGAAGCGCCGTCCGCGTTGGCCGACGGCGCGCTCGCCGCCGCGTTCGAGGTGCATCTCGGCGCGTACGCGATCGCGAACGGCGGCCCGCCGAGCGCCTGGACGGCCGCTCTGCTCAGCGCCGTGATCGGCTGGGGCGGACTGTCCGTCCACGCGCAGGTGAAGAGCTTGATCGGCGGCACCGATCTCCGGTACGCGCCGTTCCTGCTCGCTCGGCTCGCGCATGCGGCCGTCGCCGGCCTGCTCGCCTTCGCGCTCTGGAACCCGCTGTTGCGTTGGTTCGGCGTCGCGGCGGAAGCGTTCGCCGCGCGCCCGGGCGGCGCTCCGGCGAGCGCGGAGCCGATCGCCGCCTTCGGCGGCGCCCTGCCGTACTACGCCGCTTCCGCCCAAGCGCTCGGCGTCTTCCTGCTCGCCGCACTCGCCTTGTCGGCCGCGATCCGCCTGTTCCGGCGGATCCGCGGCTCCGCTGTCCGGTAG
- the coaD gene encoding pantetheine-phosphate adenylyltransferase, with protein MNDASAGAGQAPLKVAVYPGSFDPVTNGHMDIIRRAAKQFDRLIVAVLNNTSKKPLFSLDERMGLLRDVTADLPNVEIDGFRDLLINYMKQKDAHVIVRGLRAVSDFEYELQLASANHKLSPDVETFFMMTSPEYSFLSSSIVKEIAMFRGPVADLVPPSIEKALRAKYD; from the coding sequence ATGAACGATGCGTCGGCAGGAGCAGGACAAGCGCCCCTGAAGGTGGCGGTGTATCCCGGGAGCTTCGATCCGGTCACGAACGGACATATGGATATTATCCGGAGGGCGGCGAAGCAGTTCGATCGATTGATCGTCGCGGTGCTGAACAATACGTCGAAGAAGCCGCTCTTCTCGTTGGACGAGCGAATGGGGCTGCTGCGGGACGTGACGGCCGATCTGCCGAACGTGGAAATCGACGGGTTCCGGGATTTGCTGATCAATTACATGAAGCAAAAAGACGCGCACGTGATCGTACGCGGGCTTAGAGCGGTATCGGATTTCGAATACGAGCTGCAGCTGGCCTCGGCGAACCATAAGCTGAGCCCCGACGTGGAGACGTTCTTCATGATGACGAGCCCGGAATATTCGTTCCTCAGCTCGAGCATCGTGAAGGAAATCGCCATGTTCCGGGGCCCTGTGGCCGATTTGGTGCCGCCGAGCATCGAGAAGGCGCTGCGGGCGAAATACGACTGA
- the rsmD gene encoding 16S rRNA (guanine(966)-N(2))-methyltransferase RsmD — MRVISGSAKGRPLKAVPGTGTRPTTDKVKEALFSMIGPYFDGGEALDLFAGSGGLGIEALSRGIERAVFVDSDRKAVETVRDNAKAAKVEGAAEIYRNEAMLALKALAKRGRTFDLVFLDPPYRMKDVPDYLLYMEEHGMLRDGATAVAEHEASHAYPEAFGGFALRRRADYGDTAVSIYSFQKEMES, encoded by the coding sequence GTGAGAGTCATCTCGGGAAGCGCGAAGGGGCGGCCGCTGAAGGCGGTGCCGGGCACCGGTACGCGGCCGACGACGGATAAGGTAAAGGAAGCGCTGTTCAGCATGATCGGGCCGTATTTCGACGGGGGCGAGGCGCTCGACTTGTTCGCGGGTTCGGGCGGACTCGGCATCGAGGCGCTCAGCCGCGGCATAGAGCGCGCCGTATTCGTCGACAGCGACCGGAAGGCGGTCGAAACGGTGCGGGACAACGCGAAAGCGGCGAAGGTGGAAGGGGCGGCGGAAATTTATCGCAACGAGGCGATGCTGGCGCTGAAGGCGCTCGCGAAGCGGGGGCGGACGTTCGACCTTGTGTTTTTGGATCCGCCGTATCGCATGAAAGACGTACCGGATTACTTATTATATATGGAAGAGCACGGCATGCTGCGCGACGGGGCGACGGCGGTGGCGGAGCATGAGGCGTCCCATGCGTACCCCGAAGCGTTCGGCGGTTTCGCGCTGCGGCGTCGCGCCGATTACGGCGATACGGCGGTTAGCATCTACAGCTTTCAGAAGGAGATGGAGTCATGA